The proteins below come from a single Caulobacter flavus genomic window:
- a CDS encoding cysteine dioxygenase: protein MSSAPNLHRLAQFVGDLGALLDRTGDEATILREGEALLAGLIAQDDWLPDAYAVPSPARYQQYLLHCDSRERFSVVSFVWGPGQATPVHDHTVWGLVGVLRGAELSQPYRRDGEALVADGPAHRLERGQVEAVSPTVGDVHQVTNAFDDQASISIHVYGANIGAVRRATYDAEGRSKPFVSGYSNDTLPNLWDRSRPVPVEAAP from the coding sequence ATGAGCAGCGCCCCCAACCTTCACCGTCTGGCCCAGTTTGTCGGCGACCTCGGCGCCCTGCTCGACCGAACGGGCGACGAGGCCACGATCCTGCGCGAGGGCGAGGCCCTGCTGGCCGGACTGATCGCCCAGGACGACTGGCTGCCTGACGCCTACGCCGTTCCCAGCCCGGCCCGCTACCAGCAGTACCTGCTGCATTGCGACAGCCGCGAGCGGTTCAGCGTGGTCAGCTTCGTCTGGGGTCCGGGCCAGGCCACGCCCGTGCACGACCACACGGTCTGGGGCCTGGTAGGGGTGCTGCGGGGCGCCGAGCTGTCTCAGCCCTATCGCCGCGACGGCGAGGCCCTAGTCGCCGACGGCCCGGCCCACCGGCTGGAGCGCGGCCAGGTCGAGGCGGTCTCGCCCACCGTCGGCGACGTGCACCAGGTCACCAACGCCTTCGACGACCAGGCCTCGATCAGCATCCACGTCTACGGGGCCAATATCGGCGCGGTCCGCCGCGCCACCTACGACGCCGAGGGACGCAGCAAGCCCTTCGTCTCCGGCTACTCCAACGACACTCTCCCCAACCTGTGGGACCGGTCCCGGCCGGTCCCCGTCGAGGCCGCGCCATGA